The Chaetodon auriga isolate fChaAug3 chromosome 22, fChaAug3.hap1, whole genome shotgun sequence genome contains a region encoding:
- the guca1aa gene encoding guanylyl cyclase-activating protein 1, giving the protein MGNSTGTTVDDLQAVEMHLWYKKFMTECPSGQLTLHEFKQFFGLRGLDPEANAYIEQMFRTFDMNKDGYIDFMEYVAALSLVMRGKMEHKLRWYFRLYDVDGNGCIDRHELLNIIKAIRAINGNENQDVSAEDFTNRVFDRIDINGDGELSLEEFVAGARSDEDFMEVMIKSLDLTHIVAMIHNRRHSV; this is encoded by the exons ATGGGCAACTCAACAGGAACCACCGTGGACGACCTGCAGGCGGTGGAGATGCACCTGTGGTACAAGAAGTTCATGACGGAGTGCCCCTCGGGTCAGCTCACCCTGCACGAGTTCAAGCAGTTCTTCGGGCTGCGAGGGCTGGACCCCGAGGCCAACGCCTACATCGAGCAGATGTTCCGCACGTTCGACATGAACAAG GACGGCTACATAGACTTCATGGAGTACGTGGCCGCTCTCAGCCTGGTGATGCGAGGAAAGATGGAGCACAAGCTGCGCTGGTATTTCAGACTTTATGATGTGGATGGCAACGGCTGCATTGACCGACACGAGCTCCTCAACATCATAAAG GCCATCCGTGCAATCAATGGCAATGAAAACCAGGACGTAAGCGCTGAGGATTTCACTAACCGCGTGTTTGACAGGATTGATATAAATGGAGATG GCGAGCTTTCCTTGGAGGAGTTCGTGGCCGGCGCTCGCAGCGATGAGGATTTCATGGAGGTGATGATAAAAAGTCTGGACCTCACCCACATTGTGGCCATGATccacaacaggaggcacagcGTTTAG
- the orc5 gene encoding origin recognition complex subunit 5 isoform X2 yields MTSLLQQPGYEEERLQRVAKQLPCREVQAGLLLSLMGKPQQYSYPSVFIYGHQASGKSHVIHVLLKELELPHATVSCVECVSVALLFEQVLLSFFGCDAASLLPRSPSLSDFVRIYRQQCSQSPAKQTRYIVMEKAELLRDADANLLPALLRLQELVEDNVTVILLSEIVWDKFRPNTGCFEPLLLHFPDYSKGELQQILSQDRHPSYSAEFYASYINILLGVFYSVCRDLRELRHLAALNFSKFCEPLAEGKVKETDTHKLWRNIEPHLKKAMQTVYLREVSSLQWEQMQQMEEKECGALRGLSAHTHVELPYYSKFLLIAAYLASYNPARTDKRFFLKHHGKIRKTNFLKKNEKTSNHLLGPKPFPLDRLLAIFYSVVDSRVAPTASIFSQLLTKVSHDDQLDAPKYKCAVSMDFICAISRTVSFDIVKYLYDFL; encoded by the exons ATGACATCGCTGTTACAGCAGCCAGGCtatgaggaggagaggctgcagcggGTCGCAAAGCAGCTGCCCTGCAGAGAGGTCCAGGCAGGACTGCTGCTGTCGCTCATGGGAAAG CCACAGCAGTACAGCTACCCCTCAGTCTTCATCTATGGTCATCAGGCTTCAGGGAAGAGTCACGTGATCCACGTTCTGCTGAAGGAACTTGAG ctgcctcaCGCCACAGTCAGCTGCGTcgagtgtgtttctgttgcgTTGCTGTTTGAGCAAGTGCTGCTGTCCTTCTTTGGCTGCGATGCCGCCTCGCTGCTCCCCCGCAGTCCCTCCCTGTCTGACTTTGTACGCATCTACAGACAGCAGTGCTCGCAGTCTCCTGCCAAGCAGACGCGATACATT gtCATGGAAAAGGCCGAGCTTCTGAGAGACGCCGACGCCaatctcctccctgctctcctgcGTCTTCAGGAATTG GTTGAGGACAACGTTACCGTCATCCTGCTCAGTGAAATCGTCTGGGACAAGTTCAGGCCAAACACCGGCTGTTTCGAGCCCCTTCTGCTCCATTTCCCCGACTACAGTAAAG gtgagctgcagcagattttGTCCCAAGACAGACATCCTTCATATTCGGCTGAGTTTTACGCCTCCTACATCAACATCCTGCTGGGAGTCTTTTACTCTGTCTGTCGGGACCTCAGAGAGCTGCGTCACctg GCTGCCCTTAACTTTTCAAAGTTCTGTGAGCCGTTGGCAGAAGGAAAAG TCAAAGagacggacacacacaagctgtggAGAAACATTGAGCCTCATTTGAAGAAAGCCATGCAGACTGTTTACCTGCGAGAGGTGTCCAG CCTTCAGTGGGAGCAGATGCAGCAaatggaggagaaggagtgCGGAGCCTTGAGAG GTTTATCTGCTCACACTCACGTTGAACTGCCTTATTACTCCAAGTTCCTGTTGATCGCTGCCTACCTGGCATCCTACAACCCTGCACGCACAGATAAACGCTTCTTCCTGAAG CACCACggtaaaataagaaaaacaaacttcttGAAGAAAAACGAGAAG ACGAGCAACCACCTTCTGGGGCCGAAGCCCTTCCCTCTGGACCGCCTGCTCGCCATTTTCTACAGCGTGGTGGACAGCAGAGTCGCCCCCACGGCCAGCATCTTCTCACAG CTGTTGACGAAGGTCAGTCATGACGACCAGCTCGACGCCCCAAAGTACAAATGTGCCGTGTCTATGGACTTCATCTGTGCCATATCCAG GACGGTGAGTTTTGATATCGTCAAGTACCTTTATGACTTCCTGTGA
- the orc5 gene encoding origin recognition complex subunit 5 isoform X1, with the protein MTSLLQQPGYEEERLQRVAKQLPCREVQAGLLLSLMGKPQQYSYPSVFIYGHQASGKSHVIHVLLKELELPHATVSCVECVSVALLFEQVLLSFFGCDAASLLPRSPSLSDFVRIYRQQCSQSPAKQTRYIVMEKAELLRDADANLLPALLRLQELVEDNVTVILLSEIVWDKFRPNTGCFEPLLLHFPDYSKGELQQILSQDRHPSYSAEFYASYINILLGVFYSVCRDLRELRHLAALNFSKFCEPLAEGKVKETDTHKLWRNIEPHLKKAMQTVYLREVSSLQWEQMQQMEEKECGALRGLSAHTHVELPYYSKFLLIAAYLASYNPARTDKRFFLKHHGKIRKTNFLKKNEKTSNHLLGPKPFPLDRLLAIFYSVVDSRVAPTASIFSQISSLVTLQLLTKVSHDDQLDAPKYKCAVSMDFICAISRTVSFDIVKYLYDFL; encoded by the exons ATGACATCGCTGTTACAGCAGCCAGGCtatgaggaggagaggctgcagcggGTCGCAAAGCAGCTGCCCTGCAGAGAGGTCCAGGCAGGACTGCTGCTGTCGCTCATGGGAAAG CCACAGCAGTACAGCTACCCCTCAGTCTTCATCTATGGTCATCAGGCTTCAGGGAAGAGTCACGTGATCCACGTTCTGCTGAAGGAACTTGAG ctgcctcaCGCCACAGTCAGCTGCGTcgagtgtgtttctgttgcgTTGCTGTTTGAGCAAGTGCTGCTGTCCTTCTTTGGCTGCGATGCCGCCTCGCTGCTCCCCCGCAGTCCCTCCCTGTCTGACTTTGTACGCATCTACAGACAGCAGTGCTCGCAGTCTCCTGCCAAGCAGACGCGATACATT gtCATGGAAAAGGCCGAGCTTCTGAGAGACGCCGACGCCaatctcctccctgctctcctgcGTCTTCAGGAATTG GTTGAGGACAACGTTACCGTCATCCTGCTCAGTGAAATCGTCTGGGACAAGTTCAGGCCAAACACCGGCTGTTTCGAGCCCCTTCTGCTCCATTTCCCCGACTACAGTAAAG gtgagctgcagcagattttGTCCCAAGACAGACATCCTTCATATTCGGCTGAGTTTTACGCCTCCTACATCAACATCCTGCTGGGAGTCTTTTACTCTGTCTGTCGGGACCTCAGAGAGCTGCGTCACctg GCTGCCCTTAACTTTTCAAAGTTCTGTGAGCCGTTGGCAGAAGGAAAAG TCAAAGagacggacacacacaagctgtggAGAAACATTGAGCCTCATTTGAAGAAAGCCATGCAGACTGTTTACCTGCGAGAGGTGTCCAG CCTTCAGTGGGAGCAGATGCAGCAaatggaggagaaggagtgCGGAGCCTTGAGAG GTTTATCTGCTCACACTCACGTTGAACTGCCTTATTACTCCAAGTTCCTGTTGATCGCTGCCTACCTGGCATCCTACAACCCTGCACGCACAGATAAACGCTTCTTCCTGAAG CACCACggtaaaataagaaaaacaaacttcttGAAGAAAAACGAGAAG ACGAGCAACCACCTTCTGGGGCCGAAGCCCTTCCCTCTGGACCGCCTGCTCGCCATTTTCTACAGCGTGGTGGACAGCAGAGTCGCCCCCACGGCCAGCATCTTCTCACAG ATCTCCTCCCTGGTGACCTTACAGCTGTTGACGAAGGTCAGTCATGACGACCAGCTCGACGCCCCAAAGTACAAATGTGCCGTGTCTATGGACTTCATCTGTGCCATATCCAG GACGGTGAGTTTTGATATCGTCAAGTACCTTTATGACTTCCTGTGA